In one Nitrososphaerota archaeon genomic region, the following are encoded:
- a CDS encoding LPXTG cell wall anchor domain-containing protein: MKEVPKEVTVETISPISYAAIGIGVVLVVISGVLFSRKKKA, translated from the coding sequence ATCAAGGAAGTACCAAAGGAAGTAACTGTAGAAACTATCAGCCCTATCTCATATGCCGCAATTGGTATAGGAGTAGTTCTGGTAGTAATATCAGGAGTACTGTTCAGCAGAAAGAAGAAGGCATAA